One window of the Hyperolius riggenbachi isolate aHypRig1 chromosome 5, aHypRig1.pri, whole genome shotgun sequence genome contains the following:
- the MYC gene encoding myc proto-oncogene protein: MPLNAGFQNRNYDLDYDTIQPFFYFEEDENFYQQQYSRLQPPAPSEDIWKKFELLPTPPRSPSRRSSISSLFPSTDQLELVTEFLGGDMVNQSFICDQDDEAFVKSIIIQDCMWSGFSAAAKLEKVVSEKLASYQASRKENSATQPLNQPHQSPEKSHSCQDNLNTIGSNRTTSGYLQDPSSDCIDPSEVFPYPLNDSISKSNAQCMEQELMDSPPISSNSSSSESEDEQEDEDDDEEEEEEEIDVVTVEKRYTTSKKESSSYQSSRPHHSPLVLKRCHVPIHQHNYAAPPSTKMDYPSSKRAKLESNARVLKQISNNRKCSSPRSSDSEENDKRRTHNVLERQRRNELKLSFFALRDEIPEVANNEKAPKVVILKKATEYVLSMQDDEQRLICETEQLKLRREQLKQKLKQLRNLTL; this comes from the exons ATGCCTCTCAACGCCGGCTTCCAGAACAGGAACTACGACCTGGACTATGACACCATCCAGCCATTCTTCTACTTTGAGGAAGATGAGAATTTTTACCAACAGCAGTACAGCCGGCTGCAGCCTCCGGCGCCCAGCGAGGACATCTGGAAGAAGTTTGAGCTCTTACCTACTCCTCCACGCTCGCCCAGCCGCCGGTCTAGCATCTCCAGCTTGTTCCCTTCCACCGACCAGCTGGAGCTTGTCACTGAGTTCTTGGGAGGGGACATGGTCAACCAGAGCTTCATCTGCGACCAGGATGATGAGGCGTTTGTCAAATCCATCATCATCCAGGACTGTATGTGGAGCGGCTTCTCGGCTGCTGCCAAGCTGGAGAAAGTGGTGTCTGAGAAGCTGGCGTCCTACCAGGCTTCGAGGAAGGAGAATTCTGCTACTCAGCCCTTAAACCAACCACATCAAAGTCCGGAAAAGTCTCACTCGTGCCAGGACAACCTCAATACCATTGGATCCAATAGGACCACCAGTGGATACCTACAGGACCCAAGTTCTGACTGCATCGATCCATCAGAGGTCTTCCCTTATCCCTTGAATGACAGCATTTCCAAGAGCAATGCTCAATGCATGGAGCAAGAATTGATGGATTCGCCACCcatcagcagcaacagcagcagctcaGAATCTG AAGATGaacaggaggatgaggatgatgatgaggaggaagaagaggaagagattGATGTAGTCACTGTTGAAAAGCGATACACCACCTCCAAGAAAGAGTCCTCCTCTTACCAGTCTAGTAGACCTCACCACAGTCCCCTGGTCTTGAAGCGATGTCATGTGCCCATTCATCAGCACAACTATGCCGCTCCCCCCTCAACCAAAATGGACTATCCCTCTTCCAAGAGGGCAAAGCTAGAAAGCAACGCCAGAGTTCTCAAACAGATTAGCAACAACCGCAAGTGTTCGAGCCCCAGGTCGTCGGACAGCGAGGAGAACGACAAGAGGCGGACACATAATGTTTTGGAGCGCCAGAGGCGCAACGAACTCAAACTGAGCTTTTTTGCTCTTAGAGACGAAATCCCCGAGGTAGCCAATAACGAGAAGGCCCCTAAAGTAGTTATCCTCAAAAAAGCCACAGAATATGTACTTTCCATGCAGGATGATGAGCAAAGGCTCATTTGCGAAACAGAACAATTAAAACTCAGGAGAGAACAGTTAAAACAGAAGCTCAAACAGCTTCGAAATTTGACTTTGTAG